A segment of the Amycolatopsis thermophila genome:
TTCGAAACGCAGACGGCCTACGCCGCGTCGAAGGGCGCGCTGGCGCAGATCACGCGGGTGCTGGCGATCGAGGGCGGGCCCGTCGGGATCCGGTCCAACGCGGTGCTGCCGGGCGTCATCGACACCGACATCATGGACGGCGTGGTCGACAACGGCCGCGAAATGCTCGCCTCGTTCGGCCCCGCCCACCCGATCGGCCGCATCGGACAGGCCACCGAAGTGGCCGAAGCCGTGGCGTTCCTGTCCTCCGACGCGGCCACCTTCATCACCGGAGCACTACTCCCGGTCGACGGCGGCTGGACGGCGCAATAGGACTCACCGCCTCGGCAACAGCGGCTCAAGCCTGGTGGCGAGCTCCTGCGCCGCCGGGCAGGCCTGGGCGTAGTTCTGCGGGTCCACCACGGTGGCGAGCACGAGTGCGCGCGCGTGCTCGCCGACCTCGAGCCCCAGTTCGCACATCCCCGCGTGCTCGGGCTCGCCGACGAGCGCCTCGCGGCCGTTGATCCGCAGCGAGGCGAGACCGGGGTCGTCGGCTTGCAGCTCGGCGAGACCTTGAACCGGATCGAGCGCGAGCGAGAGCGTGCCGTACTCGTCCTTGCTGACGTGGCATTCGTTCCGGGCGGTCTTCCGCACGCCCGGCTGGAACCCCTGCCCCGCCACCAGTTGTTCGAGCACGGTGCACGCATCCATCGAGTCCAACGCGCTTCGGGCAGCGGTACCGGGCGGGGAGGCTGTCGCCCCCGATGCGGGAGACGGCGTCCCGCTGACCGTGGACGAGCACCCCGCCGAGGCGAACAGCGCCAAGGTCGCGACCACCAGGCGGGCGTATCGGTCGTTGCGGGGTTTCGGTGCCCCTTGCAGGAGGTGTACGCGAGCTTCCGATTGTCCGAGCTGGGTCCGGGCGTGAACGACCGCGCTGCAGAGGTGTTCCGGGCGCTGATGCCCGCGAGCAGCTTGCACGGCCTACTCCATCAGGCCGCTGCGCCAGGCCCACGCCGCGATCTCCACGCGGTTGCGCGCCCCGACCTTGCCCTGCACCGCCGCCAGGTGGGTCTTCACCGTGGACAGCGACATGAACAACTCCGCGCCGATCTCGGTGTTGGTCAGGCCGCGGGCCGCTGCTTTCACCACGTCCAGCTCCCGCGCCGTCAGGGGTTCCTTCGGTGGCGAGACGGTCCGCCGGGCGGAGGCGCCTTCGAAGTGCTTCAGCAGCCGCACCGTCACCTGCGGCGACACCAGCGCGTCCCCGCGGTGGGCGGCCCGGATCGCCTCGATCAGCAGCGCCGGGCCGGCGTCCTTCAGCAGGAAGCCGCTCGCCCCGTTGCGCAGCGCCGTGTGCACGTATTCGTCCAGGTCGAACGTCGTCACGACGACCACCTTCAGCGGGTCCGCCACGTCCGGCCCGGCCAGCCGCCGCGTCACCTCCAGCCCGTCCAGCCCCGGCATCCGGATGTCCAGCAGGCACACGTCCGGCCGCAGCGACCGCGCCTTCGACACCGCCTCGACCCCGTCCTCGACGTCGGCGACGACCTCGATGTCGTCCTGCGCGTCGAGGATCATCCGGAACCCCATCCGCACCATGCTCTGGTCGTCGGCGATCAGTACCCGAATCAAGCGTCTTCCTCCACCGGCAACCACGCCTCCACGACCCAGCCCCCGTCCGGCGCCGGGCCCGCGGCGAGCCGGCCGTGCAGCAGCTCGACCCGCTCGCGCATCCCGACCAGACCGTATCCGCCCGACCCGCCGGCCGGGCGCGCCGCCACCCGACGGCCGTCGTCGGCCACCCGGATGTGCAGTTCGCCGTCCCGCACCTCGGCCAGCACGCACACCCGCGTCGCGCCGGCGGCGTGCTTCCC
Coding sequences within it:
- a CDS encoding DUF3558 domain-containing protein, with translation MLEQLVAGQGFQPGVRKTARNECHVSKDEYGTLSLALDPVQGLAELQADDPGLASLRINGREALVGEPEHAGMCELGLEVGEHARALVLATVVDPQNYAQACPAAQELATRLEPLLPRR
- a CDS encoding response regulator; this translates as MIRVLIADDQSMVRMGFRMILDAQDDIEVVADVEDGVEAVSKARSLRPDVCLLDIRMPGLDGLEVTRRLAGPDVADPLKVVVVTTFDLDEYVHTALRNGASGFLLKDAGPALLIEAIRAAHRGDALVSPQVTVRLLKHFEGASARRTVSPPKEPLTARELDVVKAAARGLTNTEIGAELFMSLSTVKTHLAAVQGKVGARNRVEIAAWAWRSGLME